AAGAGATTGAAAGGTTAGTGGAGGATAAAAAGTTTATAGTTCTTTATGGTCCTACTGGAGTGGGTAAGACGAGGATTCTGAGGAAATTGAAAGAAGGGGGTTTTCCGATTTTAGATTTGGAAGGGCTTGCTGGACATAGAGGGTCGGTTTTTGGTGGTATAGGGTTGCGCCAGCCTTCTCAGAAGATGTTTGATTCTCTTTTATGGTTGGAGCTTAAGGAGTTAAAGAACCAGCCTTTTGTTATAGTAGAGGGTGAGAGCAGGAAGATAGGGAATATTCACCTGCCAGAGCCAGTATGGAAAAAAATGCTTGAAGGAAGAAGAGTTTTAGTAGAACTGCCTTTAGATGAGAGGGTGAGGATTTCTATGGAGGATTATGGGGTGGGGGATTTTCCGATTTCTGTTTACCTTGATGCTTTGAAAAGGATAAGGAGGATTTTGGGCGATAAGAAGTACTCAGAAATAAAGGGGTTAATTGAGAGTGGAAAGTTTGAAGAAGCAGTTAGGGAATTGATGGTTAATTACTACGATAAGCTTTATGAAAAATCCACCCCACCCCCCCACACCACCATTAAAGCAGAAACCTTTAATCAAGCCTACGAATTGCTTAAATCTTTTTTAACCCAGCGTTCAGGTAAATAGTAGCACTTTCTAATGAAAGCTTCTGGATAGATTTTCCGGGCATCTCTCAAGAACTTTTTTGCCGTTTTATAATCGTTCCAGAAACCGGCACGTAGTGAGTAATACTTTCCTATTTTTTCAATCCTTATGAAAGGAAGAAAAGAAACGTCTTTCAACTTTTTGTCAAAATCTTTTATGGATGTACCTGTGGCAAGTTGAATGCAGTAGTAGGTTTGTCCCTTTTTTAAGTTTTCATCCTTTCTTTTCTTGATTGTTCTATCCTTTTGCGGAGGCGGTATTATTGTTTTACTTGAAAGAGCTGTTTTTCGCTTGTCGGATTTTGTTTTTCTGGTTGTGATACTAATCTGTTTCTCATCAAACGATGAAAATCTGTTGTAGAGTCCGGTAAGGACAAAAGCACCTAAAATAGTAGCTAAAACGATAGTTATAACTTTAAGATAGTTTTTTCTCTTCTTTTCGGAAGATTCAAAGTTCTTTAAAGTTTTGCGGATGGCTTCTGATTCTGTGTAATTCATTGAGTTCTGGGGAACG
This region of Desulfurobacterium pacificum genomic DNA includes:
- the mnmH gene encoding tRNA 2-selenouridine(34) synthase MnmH, which encodes MELVKEIDVKDAVEKGFTLVDVRTRREFEEFHIPGAVNVPLFDEEEREKVSKVYYEKGEKEARIFALELVSPKLSGIVRKIREIKEKKERVAVYCWRGGMRSLAVASICNLCGVYVFRLKGGYRAFRRYVLEEIERLVEDKKFIVLYGPTGVGKTRILRKLKEGGFPILDLEGLAGHRGSVFGGIGLRQPSQKMFDSLLWLELKELKNQPFVIVEGESRKIGNIHLPEPVWKKMLEGRRVLVELPLDERVRISMEDYGVGDFPISVYLDALKRIRRILGDKKYSEIKGLIESGKFEEAVRELMVNYYDKLYEKSTPPPHTTIKAETFNQAYELLKSFLTQRSGK
- a CDS encoding SPOR domain-containing protein, producing MEKVNLIAHLEVNGEVYRIKKLWEKGFEVEIPTPGELTKSNELLTGKIVIPYDFYNEIVIEDVKFSCSIEDGKCICSFISLTPKQQKLLRFIIDSFRKKLILYVPQNSMNYTESEAIRKTLKNFESSEKKRKNYLKVITIVLATILGAFVLTGLYNRFSSFDEKQISITTRKTKSDKRKTALSSKTIIPPPQKDRTIKKRKDENLKKGQTYYCIQLATGTSIKDFDKKLKDVSFLPFIRIEKIGKYYSLRAGFWNDYKTAKKFLRDARKIYPEAFIRKCYYLPERWVKKDLSNS